Proteins encoded by one window of uncultured Methanobrevibacter sp.:
- a CDS encoding 4Fe-4S dicluster domain-containing protein, producing MIEEISYPVINKEICKGCMRCITGCPQNAILLSEDMNDAGYQYAYYSGNGCTGCKDCYFTCPEPLGLEVHQIKNIVNDSVAKMIKAKVANKGGN from the coding sequence ATGATAGAGGAAATATCTTATCCAGTTATAAATAAGGAAATTTGTAAAGGATGTATGAGATGCATCACAGGATGTCCTCAAAACGCAATATTACTTTCAGAAGATATGAACGACGCAGGATATCAATATGCTTATTACAGCGGCAATGGTTGTACCGGATGTAAAGACTGTTACTTTACATGCCCTGAACCATTAGGACTTGAAGTACATCAAATAAAAAATATTGTCAACGACAGTGTTGCAAAAATGATTAAGGCCAAAGTGGCCAATAAAGGAGGAAACTAA
- a CDS encoding 3-methyl-2-oxobutanoate dehydrogenase subunit VorB, producing the protein MSNQMVKGNTAVVIGAMYAGCDCFFGYPITPASEILHEASKYFPMVGRNFVQAESEEASINMVYGASGTGHRVMTSSSGPGISLMQEGFTFLAGAELPAVIVDIMRAGPGLGNIGPEQGDYNQIVHGGGHGNYKNIVLAPNSVQEMCDLTMKAFELADKWRNPVVVLADGTLGQMAEPLVFPEKAIEPANDKPWAVKGNAETMDNLITSIFNDFNELEDFNYKLQEKYAKIDAEEVIVDEYQVEDAEIVLVSYGISSRIARSAVDKAREKGVKVGLLRPITLSPFPIDRIKELSDKGVSFISVEMSNGQLLRDVQYAALRREDTYLVNRMGGNLIELKHVLAKIYEIAGLDEEIDTSKRSEEKASPNIID; encoded by the coding sequence ATGAGCAATCAAATGGTAAAAGGAAACACCGCAGTTGTCATTGGTGCAATGTATGCCGGTTGTGACTGTTTCTTTGGATACCCAATTACTCCTGCAAGTGAAATTTTACATGAAGCTTCAAAATACTTCCCTATGGTTGGAAGAAACTTTGTACAGGCTGAAAGTGAAGAGGCATCCATCAACATGGTTTATGGTGCATCAGGAACCGGCCACAGAGTAATGACCTCATCTTCAGGACCAGGTATTAGTTTGATGCAGGAAGGTTTCACTTTCCTGGCAGGTGCTGAACTGCCTGCAGTCATCGTTGACATCATGAGAGCAGGACCTGGACTTGGAAACATCGGACCGGAACAGGGAGACTACAATCAGATTGTTCATGGTGGAGGCCATGGAAACTATAAAAACATAGTTTTAGCTCCAAACAGCGTTCAGGAAATGTGTGACTTGACCATGAAGGCATTTGAACTTGCAGACAAATGGAGAAACCCAGTTGTTGTTTTAGCAGATGGAACATTAGGTCAAATGGCTGAACCATTAGTTTTCCCTGAAAAGGCAATTGAACCTGCAAATGACAAGCCTTGGGCAGTAAAAGGAAATGCAGAAACAATGGATAATCTCATTACCTCCATTTTCAATGATTTCAATGAGCTAGAGGATTTCAACTACAAACTTCAGGAAAAATACGCTAAAATCGATGCTGAAGAAGTCATTGTTGATGAATATCAAGTGGAAGATGCGGAAATCGTTTTGGTATCATATGGTATAAGCAGCCGTATTGCAAGATCAGCTGTTGATAAAGCACGTGAAAAAGGCGTTAAAGTTGGACTTTTAAGGCCTATAACATTAAGCCCATTCCCAATTGATAGAATTAAGGAATTATCTGATAAAGGAGTTAGTTTTATCTCAGTTGAGATGAGTAACGGCCAACTGTTAAGAGATGTTCAATATGCTGCACTCAGAAGAGAAGACACATATCTTGTTAACAGAATGGGTGGAAACCTCATTGAACTTAAACATGTGCTCGCTAAGATTTATGAAATCGCAGGACTCGATGAAGAAATTGACACTTCAAAAAGAAGTGAAGAGAAAGCTAGTCCAAATATTATAGATTAA
- a CDS encoding 2-oxoacid:acceptor oxidoreductase family protein, translating to MSEQEFNDKDYELQIRRNPQSLLEEYPRKGTNIKSTHYCAGCGHGILHKLIAECMDELGIQERCVMISPVGCSVYAYFYFNCGNFQTAHGRAPAVATGISRAEDNAIVMSYQGDGDLASIGLNETLQAANRGEKIAVFFVNNTVYGMTGGQMAPTTLIGEKTVTCQTGRDPDYAGHPTHMCELINTLKAPVFIERVSLANPLKIRLAKYAIKQALTVQKEGKGYSFVEVLSPCPTNLKQDVVSAQKFIEEQMEKEFPVKNFRNNLYTKQPVQRPASDFSTESLDKIFNVNRGDDVGYVDEDIEPVSIKVSGFGGQGVLSAGLTIAQAACAEGKHVSWYPSYGPEQRGGKSNCSVVISNETIGTPVVDDIDILIALNKPSLEQFSQDVKEGGVILYDAKIGDFETDRDVKVIAMPCVDIAEEHGNARTANTALLGALTELGDVLKRESYENAIREMFASKPKVIDVNIDVLKAGAEWIKNNS from the coding sequence ATGAGTGAACAAGAATTTAATGACAAAGATTATGAATTACAAATCCGTAGAAATCCACAATCCCTTTTAGAAGAGTATCCTAGAAAAGGAACCAACATTAAATCTACTCACTACTGTGCTGGTTGTGGACACGGTATCTTACATAAATTAATAGCAGAATGTATGGATGAACTTGGAATACAGGAAAGATGCGTTATGATTTCCCCAGTTGGATGTTCCGTATATGCTTATTTCTACTTCAACTGCGGTAACTTCCAGACCGCTCACGGAAGAGCACCTGCAGTAGCTACAGGAATTTCAAGAGCTGAAGACAATGCGATTGTCATGAGTTATCAGGGAGATGGAGACCTTGCATCAATCGGTTTGAATGAAACATTACAGGCTGCAAACCGTGGAGAAAAAATTGCAGTATTCTTCGTAAACAACACCGTTTACGGTATGACAGGTGGACAAATGGCTCCAACCACATTGATTGGTGAAAAAACAGTTACATGTCAAACCGGAAGAGATCCTGATTATGCAGGACACCCTACACATATGTGTGAGTTAATCAACACTCTTAAAGCACCTGTATTTATCGAAAGGGTTTCACTTGCTAATCCTTTAAAAATCAGACTTGCAAAATATGCAATCAAACAGGCATTGACCGTTCAAAAAGAAGGAAAAGGTTATTCATTCGTTGAAGTTCTGTCACCTTGCCCAACCAACTTAAAACAGGATGTTGTAAGTGCACAGAAATTCATTGAAGAACAAATGGAAAAAGAATTCCCTGTTAAAAACTTCAGAAATAATCTATATACTAAACAACCTGTTCAAAGGCCTGCAAGTGATTTCTCAACTGAATCATTGGATAAAATCTTTAATGTTAATAGAGGCGATGATGTAGGATATGTCGATGAGGATATTGAACCTGTCAGCATCAAGGTTTCCGGATTCGGAGGTCAGGGCGTATTGAGTGCAGGTTTAACAATAGCTCAAGCGGCATGTGCTGAAGGAAAGCATGTTTCATGGTATCCAAGCTACGGACCTGAACAAAGGGGAGGAAAATCCAACTGTTCAGTGGTTATCTCAAATGAAACCATCGGTACACCTGTTGTTGATGACATTGACATTCTTATCGCTTTAAACAAACCTTCACTTGAACAGTTCTCACAGGACGTCAAGGAAGGAGGAGTTATACTATACGACGCTAAAATCGGCGATTTTGAAACAGATCGTGACGTGAAGGTTATTGCAATGCCTTGTGTTGACATAGCAGAAGAACACGGAAATGCCAGAACCGCTAACACAGCACTTTTAGGAGCTTTAACTGAATTAGGCGATGTTTTAAAACGTGAATCCTATGAAAATGCTATTCGTGAAATGTTTGCATCCAAACCAAAAGTCATTGACGTAAACATTGACGTATTGAAAGCAGGAGCAGAATGGATTAAAAACAATTCATAG
- the gatD gene encoding Glu-tRNA(Gln) amidotransferase subunit GatD, whose product MTYKENSEKYIENYGLSIGDTIKVHKEDITYTGILLDRPEDADDGYLVIKLSSGYNIGVAIEGTTAELIEKGEKPKIGYDETEIPHDDSKQNISIVSTGGTVSSVIDYRTGAVHPKFTASDLVKANPELLDYANYNVKALYNILSENMKPEYWAKAAEEVANDISDGADGIVIAHGTDTMHYTSAALSFMLKTPVPVIVTGAQRSSDRPSSDANINLIDSVIAAKSDIAEVCVCMHGSLNDKYTYLHKGTKVRKMHTSRRDTFRSINAQPIAKIEDKKVNINPEYSYTKRGENELELNTAFEEKVGLIKSFPGISEEYIEYHIDKGYKGLVIEGTGLGHVPNNLIDSFKRAQDENIPVIMTSQCLYGRVNMNVYSTGREILDAGVISGLDMTPETTYVKLCWALGQSDDYAEVKEIMQTDIAGEISQKSSIRDFLN is encoded by the coding sequence ATGACATATAAGGAAAATAGTGAAAAATATATTGAAAATTACGGTTTAAGTATAGGAGATACCATCAAAGTGCATAAAGAGGATATCACCTATACCGGTATCCTACTTGACAGGCCTGAAGACGCCGATGACGGATACCTTGTAATCAAACTGTCAAGCGGATACAATATTGGTGTAGCTATCGAAGGTACTACCGCTGAGCTTATAGAAAAAGGAGAAAAACCGAAAATCGGTTATGATGAGACTGAAATTCCCCATGACGATTCAAAACAGAACATTTCAATCGTGTCAACCGGAGGAACCGTATCATCAGTTATCGATTACCGTACCGGTGCGGTGCACCCTAAATTTACTGCATCCGACCTTGTAAAGGCAAATCCTGAACTTTTGGATTATGCCAACTACAATGTAAAGGCATTATACAATATCCTAAGTGAAAACATGAAGCCTGAATACTGGGCAAAGGCTGCAGAAGAGGTGGCCAATGACATTTCAGATGGTGCCGACGGTATTGTGATAGCTCACGGTACAGACACAATGCACTATACCTCAGCGGCATTGAGTTTTATGTTGAAAACCCCTGTTCCAGTTATTGTTACAGGTGCTCAGAGAAGTTCAGACAGACCTTCAAGTGATGCAAACATCAACCTGATCGATTCAGTGATAGCTGCAAAATCAGACATTGCAGAGGTTTGCGTCTGTATGCATGGAAGTTTAAACGACAAATACACCTACCTCCATAAGGGAACAAAGGTAAGGAAAATGCATACTTCAAGAAGGGACACCTTCAGAAGCATCAATGCTCAGCCAATAGCTAAAATCGAAGACAAGAAGGTAAACATCAATCCTGAATACTCATACACCAAACGTGGCGAAAACGAACTGGAATTAAACACCGCTTTCGAGGAAAAAGTCGGATTGATCAAAAGTTTTCCTGGAATATCTGAGGAATACATTGAATATCACATTGACAAAGGCTACAAAGGTCTTGTAATTGAAGGAACCGGTCTTGGACATGTTCCAAACAACCTTATTGACTCATTTAAAAGAGCACAAGATGAAAACATTCCTGTCATCATGACTTCACAGTGCCTTTACGGAAGGGTCAACATGAACGTTTACTCAACCGGACGTGAAATACTGGATGCTGGAGTGATATCCGGTTTGGACATGACTCCTGAAACCACATATGTCAAATTATGCTGGGCATTAGGTCAAAGTGACGATTACGCAGAAGTTAAAGAGATTATGCAAACAGACATAGCAGGTGAAATTTCACAAAAATCCTCAATCAGGGATTTCTTAAACTAA
- the gatE gene encoding Glu-tRNA(Gln) amidotransferase subunit GatE, giving the protein MDYDYEKLGLKMGLEIHQQLNSQHKLFCHCKTELVDDDFDELVQRKLRPTQSELGEIDRAALQESLRGLNFKYENFEKHTCLVENDDEPPHSLNEEALDICITIACLMNMHIVDEFHTMRKQVIDGSNTGGFQRTGMVATDGYLDTPYGKVIIESLGLEEDAARRVETKDGFTEFRLDRLGIPLAEITTDPSMHHPDQVREVAYMLGQILRSTNVKRGLGTIRQDLNISIAEGARVEIKGVQDLDLMAEIVNREVQRQLELIDIKKQLEARNAEVLEEIHDLDELFEDTESKILKSAETIKAVVLKGFDGQIGREVQPGRRFGTEIASYAKKRGVSGIFHSDELPAYGITQEEVDKVSEFLNIGEDDAFIIVAHDEDIAISALEEVKRRANLGLEGVVEETRKALEDGNTEYMRPLPTANRMYLETDIPLFKITPDRVEPIANDLPELPDVKQARIIEEYKLSEDLASQLVKRQEADMFEAILADVDVDATPVASLLAYDLREIKREGHDISILTLDHFKGIFTLLGEGKIAKDSVRKLAVETIKAPDMDISEIAEKNNLTMLSDDDVVSIISEIVANNEAMVKERQMGAMGPLMGMCMKQLKGKADGKLVNQVVREEIQKLI; this is encoded by the coding sequence ATGGATTATGATTATGAAAAATTAGGATTGAAAATGGGACTTGAAATTCACCAACAGTTAAACAGTCAACATAAACTGTTCTGTCACTGTAAAACAGAACTTGTTGACGATGATTTTGACGAGCTCGTTCAAAGAAAACTCAGGCCAACCCAATCAGAACTTGGTGAAATCGACCGTGCTGCACTTCAGGAATCACTTAGGGGACTGAATTTCAAATATGAAAACTTTGAAAAGCATACTTGTCTTGTTGAAAACGATGATGAGCCACCTCACAGTCTAAATGAAGAGGCTCTTGACATCTGTATAACAATAGCATGCCTAATGAACATGCACATCGTTGATGAATTCCATACCATGCGTAAACAGGTAATCGACGGAAGTAACACCGGAGGGTTCCAGAGAACCGGTATGGTTGCAACCGACGGATATCTTGACACACCATACGGTAAGGTAATCATTGAAAGCCTTGGTCTTGAAGAGGACGCTGCAAGAAGAGTTGAAACAAAAGACGGATTTACAGAATTCAGACTTGACCGTTTAGGAATACCATTGGCTGAAATCACAACAGACCCTTCAATGCACCATCCTGACCAGGTAAGGGAAGTTGCATATATGCTTGGTCAAATCCTAAGAAGTACCAATGTTAAAAGAGGATTAGGTACCATCAGACAGGATTTGAACATTTCCATTGCAGAAGGTGCACGTGTTGAAATCAAGGGTGTTCAGGACCTTGACCTGATGGCTGAAATCGTGAACCGTGAAGTCCAAAGACAATTGGAATTAATCGATATCAAAAAACAGCTTGAAGCAAGAAACGCTGAAGTGCTGGAAGAAATCCATGACTTGGATGAACTGTTTGAGGATACTGAGTCCAAAATATTGAAATCCGCCGAAACCATTAAGGCAGTTGTATTGAAAGGTTTTGACGGACAAATCGGCCGTGAAGTACAGCCAGGCAGAAGATTCGGTACTGAAATTGCAAGTTATGCTAAAAAACGTGGAGTTTCAGGAATTTTCCACTCAGACGAATTGCCTGCATACGGCATAACCCAAGAGGAAGTCGACAAGGTAAGCGAATTCTTAAACATCGGTGAAGATGATGCATTCATCATTGTTGCACATGATGAGGACATTGCCATTTCCGCACTTGAAGAAGTTAAAAGAAGGGCAAATCTCGGTCTTGAAGGTGTTGTTGAAGAAACCCGTAAGGCACTTGAAGACGGTAACACCGAATACATGAGACCACTTCCTACAGCAAACAGGATGTATCTTGAAACCGATATTCCATTATTCAAAATCACCCCTGACAGGGTTGAGCCAATAGCTAACGATTTACCGGAACTTCCTGATGTAAAACAGGCAAGAATCATTGAGGAATACAAGTTAAGTGAAGACTTGGCTAGCCAGCTTGTCAAAAGACAGGAAGCAGACATGTTTGAAGCAATTTTAGCAGATGTTGATGTTGATGCAACACCGGTCGCTTCACTTTTAGCTTACGATTTACGTGAAATCAAAAGGGAAGGCCATGACATCAGCATATTGACTCTTGATCACTTCAAGGGAATTTTCACATTACTTGGCGAAGGTAAAATTGCAAAGGACAGCGTTCGTAAATTGGCTGTTGAAACCATTAAAGCTCCTGATATGGACATATCTGAAATTGCTGAGAAAAACAACCTGACCATGCTCAGCGATGATGACGTT